GGAAAAGGCCATACAGCAGCTGAAGGATGGCGTGACCATCCGGGTGGACGGGAGAGATCATCATGTGAAAGCCCTGGATGCCGCGATATTTGCCAGCGATCCGGTAGTGCCCGAACGGCATCCGCCTATCCGTTTCCGCAAACTCATCCCTGCTCCCTGGATACGGCTGGTACTGAAAGAAGGAAAGAACAGGCAGGTGCGCCGGATGACCGCCGCGGTCGGTTTTCCGACGTTGAGGCTTATCCGTTACCGGATCGCGCAGCTTCATATCGGCCATATGCAGCCGGGTGACATGATAGCGCTTTCCCGGGAAGAGCTGTTCAATGCCCTCCAAATTCATTGAAGCCCAATCCAAATATGGCTTAATTTAACTAGGTTTGTCACAATAAACAGATATTATGCTCAAATCCATGACCGGCTTCGGCCGTGCGGAAGTAACCCGGGGGGAAACAACGATCACCGCGGAGATAAAATCGCTGAACGGAAAACAGTTTGAGGTGAACCTCAAAATGTCTCCCCTGTTAAAACCCTATGAATTCGATATCCGTAATATCCTTCAGCAGGAGCTGCAACGCGGCACGCTGGATGCTACCATCAACATCAAACAGAACGGAGCCACCCGCCCGGTAGTGATCAACACGGAACTGGCCCGGTATTACCATCAGGCGATCAGCGCCATGGCGAATGACCTCTCCCTGCCGCAGGAAGATATGCTGAACGTATTGATGAAACTGCCGGAAGTGGTAACACCCGCATCCGAGCAAATGGAAGAGTCCGAATGGCTGGAAGTGGCCAAAGTGATCCGCACCGCAGTGGGCGATATGGATGCCCACCGCATCGATGAAGGCGCTGTGCTGGAAAAGGACCTGCTGCTGCGTATCGATAACATCCTGCTGTACACGGAAAAGGTAAAGGAACTGGACCCGCTTCGTAAAGACCGCGTGCGCCTCCGCCTGGAAACCCTGCTGGCAGAATATGTAGGTAAGGACAACGTAGACGGCAACCGCCTGGAACAGGAACTGATCTTCTACCTGGAAAAGCTGGACATATCGGAAGAACTGATCCGCCTGCAGAACCATTGCCGTTATTTCAAGGATATCCTTGCCGAAGCGGATGCCGCCAAAGGAAAGAAACTGGGCTTCGTATTGCAGGAGATCGGCCG
This genomic stretch from Chitinophaga sp. XS-30 harbors:
- a CDS encoding pseudouridine synthase translates to MSLHYFAVYKPYEVLTRFGKEGDKAVLSDFFDVPRDVYPVGRLDYDSEGLLILTNDKTLNHRLLHPGQAHEREYWVQVDGAVTEKAIQQLKDGVTIRVDGRDHHVKALDAAIFASDPVVPERHPPIRFRKLIPAPWIRLVLKEGKNRQVRRMTAAVGFPTLRLIRYRIAQLHIGHMQPGDMIALSREELFNALQIH
- a CDS encoding YicC/YloC family endoribonuclease, translating into MLKSMTGFGRAEVTRGETTITAEIKSLNGKQFEVNLKMSPLLKPYEFDIRNILQQELQRGTLDATINIKQNGATRPVVINTELARYYHQAISAMANDLSLPQEDMLNVLMKLPEVVTPASEQMEESEWLEVAKVIRTAVGDMDAHRIDEGAVLEKDLLLRIDNILLYTEKVKELDPLRKDRVRLRLETLLAEYVGKDNVDGNRLEQELIFYLEKLDISEELIRLQNHCRYFKDILAEADAAKGKKLGFVLQEIGREINTTGSKANDAGIQQWVVMMKDELEKAKEQVLNVL